The following coding sequences lie in one Cyanobacterium sp. Dongsha4 genomic window:
- the folB gene encoding dihydroneopterin aldolase, with protein sequence MDAIEVKGIRSYGYTGLFPEERSLGQWFEVDLTLWVDLQPSAKSDDIKDTLDYRQAITIVKHIIKTAKFALVEKLAEVIAQDLLEMEKVNQVRVKLSKPNPPIPDFDGSITIDITRSK encoded by the coding sequence ATGGATGCGATCGAAGTTAAAGGTATTCGCAGTTATGGTTATACAGGGTTATTTCCCGAAGAAAGAAGTTTAGGACAATGGTTTGAGGTAGATTTAACTCTATGGGTGGACTTACAACCTTCTGCAAAAAGCGATGATATAAAAGATACATTAGATTATCGTCAAGCCATCACCATTGTTAAGCATATTATCAAAACAGCTAAGTTTGCGTTAGTAGAAAAATTAGCCGAGGTTATTGCTCAAGATTTATTGGAGATGGAAAAAGTAAATCAAGTTAGGGTAAAACTATCTAAGCCAAATCCCCCCATTCCCGACTTTGACGGTTCAATTACTATTGATATTACTCGCTCAAAATAA
- a CDS encoding DinB family protein — MNQKQNHLLMAEYNSWMNEKIYSICKQITHEKLHQNLGAFFLSIIGTLNHILVADIIWLKRFSEHPKNYSSLDYIRNIKKPHSLNQIIYDHIEDLALEREKIDQIIKDFISEITEEDLENSFSYKNMKGDHFNKKFSYIILHFFNHQTHHRGQISTLLSQLNLELGITDLLVLIPSFDLTS, encoded by the coding sequence ATGAATCAAAAACAAAACCATTTATTAATGGCTGAATATAACAGTTGGATGAATGAAAAAATTTACAGTATATGTAAACAAATCACCCATGAAAAACTACATCAAAATTTAGGGGCTTTTTTTCTTTCTATTATTGGCACTTTAAATCATATTTTAGTAGCTGATATTATTTGGCTAAAAAGATTTTCTGAGCATCCTAAAAATTATTCTAGTCTTGACTATATAAGAAATATCAAAAAACCTCATTCTCTAAATCAAATAATCTACGATCACATTGAAGATTTAGCCTTAGAACGAGAAAAAATTGATCAAATAATCAAGGACTTTATTTCAGAAATTACAGAGGAAGATTTAGAAAATAGTTTTAGTTATAAAAATATGAAAGGAGACCATTTTAATAAAAAATTTTCTTATATTATCCTGCATTTTTTCAATCATCAAACTCATCATCGAGGACAAATTAGTACTTTATTATCACAATTAAATCTTGAGCTTGGTATCACTGATTTATTAGTTTTAATCCCATCTTTTGATTTAACTTCTTAA